A DNA window from Amycolatopsis sp. DSM 110486 contains the following coding sequences:
- a CDS encoding ATP-dependent endonuclease, translating into MRLTSVEARNFRSLRDLRVPIREHLTVVIGENNGGKSNLLDVVRLLTDPLDGRRDRYWDVDDVARMPGGGATQLSATFALTSPDQLGIYSQGVLDDMASVRYQVAYTQPVGTETRGKLTWVAGESRSSDRDPEPEARGRLRHVYLPPLRDAQRELNSGSGNRLRVILNYLLNEHAVPIEDFVGAVKKNLDALRSTKETGVVLDGAENAVRAPLSDVTSGASPQVADISFADPDLLSIARSLRIRMNDRGLSPRDIRGSGLGYANLLYIATVVAELRAARDHDLTVFLVEEPEAHLHPQLQSLLVEYLRDAAEASASAPASADYAGRVQVVVTTHSPLIAASVAVEDLVVLKRHPLPVIAEEATVVPATGESYEEPLAAAESRYESKAIALAELDLDGGHGKLKRYLDATRSAMLFGPRVVLVEGIAESLLLPVFARKVLPRPTASPLFRAPSVSAAEANDADLARASWARFVGTTIVAIDGVDFAPYIRVLLTDAGCGRIAERVAVITDKDPDLNYDRRANLLKLAKSLGAEDRLGVFVADPTLEPELLRAGPANVAVAEQAFNRQKPQVGPKVWTEINAMADKEERITRFQKEFKDKDLRKGDFAQDFAELSMQTEDVVVPAYLRAAITWIVELQS; encoded by the coding sequence GTGCGATTGACCTCGGTCGAGGCGCGGAACTTTCGTTCGTTGCGGGATCTTCGAGTTCCGATACGTGAGCACTTGACGGTGGTGATCGGCGAGAACAACGGCGGCAAGTCGAACTTGCTGGATGTCGTGCGGCTGCTGACGGATCCGCTCGATGGACGCCGCGACCGGTACTGGGACGTTGACGATGTCGCGCGGATGCCCGGGGGCGGAGCAACCCAGCTGAGCGCAACCTTTGCGCTGACTTCTCCCGATCAGCTCGGCATCTACAGCCAAGGCGTCCTCGACGACATGGCGTCGGTGCGGTACCAGGTCGCCTACACGCAACCCGTCGGCACGGAAACCCGAGGCAAGTTGACGTGGGTCGCGGGCGAGAGCAGGTCGAGCGACCGCGACCCCGAGCCCGAAGCACGCGGACGCTTGCGGCACGTCTACCTCCCACCGCTTCGCGACGCGCAACGGGAGCTGAACTCGGGATCAGGCAACCGCTTGCGAGTGATCCTGAACTACCTGCTCAACGAGCACGCAGTCCCGATCGAAGATTTCGTCGGCGCCGTGAAGAAGAACCTGGACGCCCTCAGGTCAACCAAGGAAACGGGTGTGGTCCTCGACGGCGCTGAGAACGCCGTACGGGCTCCGCTTTCAGACGTCACCTCGGGCGCGAGTCCGCAAGTCGCCGACATCTCGTTCGCCGATCCCGACCTGTTGTCCATCGCGCGGTCGCTTCGAATCCGTATGAACGACCGGGGACTGAGCCCTCGAGACATCCGAGGATCCGGGCTCGGCTACGCGAACCTGCTCTACATCGCGACCGTGGTCGCGGAACTTCGTGCTGCACGCGATCACGACCTGACGGTCTTCCTGGTCGAGGAGCCCGAGGCTCACCTGCACCCTCAGCTGCAGAGCCTGCTCGTCGAGTATTTGCGCGACGCCGCTGAAGCGTCGGCGAGCGCTCCGGCCTCCGCCGACTACGCCGGCCGCGTCCAAGTGGTCGTCACGACGCACTCACCGCTGATAGCCGCTTCAGTGGCGGTCGAGGATCTCGTGGTTCTCAAGCGTCACCCGTTGCCGGTCATCGCGGAGGAGGCCACGGTCGTTCCGGCGACTGGTGAATCGTACGAAGAACCACTTGCGGCGGCTGAGAGTCGCTACGAATCCAAGGCGATCGCTCTGGCCGAACTCGATCTCGACGGTGGCCATGGGAAGTTGAAGCGTTACCTCGACGCGACGCGCAGTGCCATGCTGTTCGGGCCCCGCGTCGTCCTGGTCGAAGGTATCGCGGAGTCCCTGCTCCTGCCGGTGTTCGCGCGGAAGGTTCTGCCCCGTCCTACCGCCTCGCCGTTGTTTCGTGCCCCTTCAGTCTCAGCTGCCGAAGCGAACGATGCCGACCTCGCCCGCGCGAGCTGGGCACGGTTCGTCGGTACCACGATCGTCGCGATCGACGGTGTGGACTTCGCCCCGTATATACGGGTACTGCTCACCGACGCCGGCTGCGGCCGTATCGCCGAGAGAGTTGCGGTGATCACCGACAAGGATCCTGACCTTAACTACGACCGTCGGGCGAACCTCTTGAAGCTGGCCAAGAGCCTCGGCGCCGAGGACCGGCTCGGTGTCTTCGTGGCGGACCCGACCCTGGAGCCCGAACTACTGCGCGCGGGTCCCGCGAACGTGGCTGTCGCGGAGCAGGCCTTCAATCGGCAGAAGCCCCAAGTCGGCCCGAAGGTGTGGACCGAGATCAACGCCATGGCCGACAAGGAGGAACGCATCACCCGGTTCCAGAAGGAGTTCAAGGACAAGGACCTTCGCAAGGGCGACTTCGCTCAGGACTTCGCCGAGCTCAGCATGCAGACCGAGGACGTCGTCGTCCCCGCCTACCTGAGGGCGGCCATCACCTGGATTGTGGAGCTGCAGTCGTGA
- a CDS encoding DUF6192 family protein, which yields MSKRRYRPLAKRASKHLEDQAASQFALGDMALELEPMRSQSGGNGGVYEALQVFADDIGLEFRTLLDYRAVAAAWPQQRRSVKASWSVYQRMAYLPDRFKVIKDPPFNDRLGTRTWTVSAAERAANRAPHRRPEDKPEERAARVQELTRDEHVASAVAGQLLRRPEVAGRVMANPDTRRQLYRAQADHDRAAVGNRRIDAGR from the coding sequence GTGAGCAAGCGCCGTTATAGGCCGCTGGCCAAGCGAGCGAGCAAGCACCTCGAGGACCAGGCCGCCAGTCAATTCGCGCTCGGGGACATGGCACTGGAACTCGAACCTATGCGGTCGCAGTCTGGTGGCAACGGTGGTGTCTATGAGGCGCTACAGGTCTTCGCAGACGACATCGGGCTGGAGTTCCGTACCCTGCTGGACTACCGCGCGGTGGCCGCGGCCTGGCCCCAACAGCGCCGCTCGGTCAAGGCCAGCTGGAGCGTGTATCAGCGGATGGCGTACCTGCCCGACCGGTTCAAGGTCATCAAAGACCCGCCGTTCAACGACCGGTTGGGCACGCGAACCTGGACCGTCAGCGCCGCTGAGCGTGCCGCGAACCGGGCGCCGCACCGACGACCGGAGGACAAACCCGAGGAACGGGCGGCGCGTGTGCAGGAACTGACGCGGGACGAGCACGTGGCCTCCGCAGTAGCCGGGCAGCTGCTGCGGAGGCCGGAGGTCGCCGGACGGGTGATGGCCAACCCCGACACCCGCCGCCAGCTCTATCGAGCCCAAGCCGACCACGATCGTGCGGCAGTTGGAAACCGGCGCATCGACGCGGGCAGGTGA
- a CDS encoding SsgA family sporulation/cell division regulator, whose amino-acid sequence MRNDHVTLRSTAVFDLLAPRTPAVPVKVELRYDTRDPYAVVAAFRTGRAGWVEWVYARDLLADGLLADAGDGDVRIRPSVEDPESVLIELNSPSGHAMFEASAQELADFLDRTYDVVLPGNEHLWVDVDDALTHLIPNDLT is encoded by the coding sequence ATGCGCAACGATCACGTGACGCTCCGCTCGACGGCGGTCTTCGACCTGCTGGCGCCGCGAACCCCGGCGGTTCCGGTCAAGGTTGAACTGCGCTACGACACTCGCGACCCCTACGCGGTCGTCGCCGCCTTCCGCACCGGCCGCGCGGGCTGGGTCGAGTGGGTCTACGCCCGCGACCTCCTCGCCGACGGCCTCCTCGCCGACGCCGGCGACGGCGACGTGCGAATCCGCCCCTCCGTCGAAGACCCCGAGTCCGTGCTCATCGAGCTCAACTCACCCTCCGGGCACGCCATGTTCGAGGCCTCCGCCCAGGAGCTCGCCGACTTCCTCGACCGCACGTACGACGTGGTGCTCCCCGGCAACGAACACCTGTGGGTCGACGTCGACGACGCCCTGACCCACCTCATCCCCAACGATCTCACCTGA
- a CDS encoding UvrD-helicase domain-containing protein — protein sequence MTGPDPRTAAATRQQEQAVRHPAPLYVSACPGAGKTRVIVDRHLADRRGARGRAVLSFTNVACDEVARRCRQAGKPELAAFPNYVGTIDTFLWRYLVRPFLTPGRIWHRIESWDRIDATVEVGFGTNQHKVFLNDFNWSRDPDARQCTAQLQPKKRAIKSYTALAKQGRLDEAALAVVRKRKTLIDQGYVTGHEIRVLALQTLRRRHTEAVAMLSGRFDEIVVDEAQDCSAHDLAILGLLHDAGIPLVFVCDPDQAIYEFRGAQPANIRAFGESLGARVDLQGNWRSSPAICGLAATLRPATVARPADSPVGPNRDEPAGILLIGTKGSQPDEALAVFNDHADKLGIATERRVVLAHAGTTLPSTTATPATQPPANYPARVAWAATIAKSNHRNPSLRHLAYDILQRAILRYWYTEADTADRSVEAICASVDVDPWRLRQLAGKLAVALPDVDHGTFADWCREATNQLKLLPPAPGMLRLDTSGRLSAVAALKDKTPRAAAGVISSDSMTPVRTSVIHQVKGEEEEAVLVIVPSNARTDGLVDAWIAGSHPPDVAENLRVLYVAATRARRLLAIAMPEDAQKRVAALLELKDVAFELTTT from the coding sequence GTGACCGGACCAGACCCGCGCACGGCGGCCGCAACTCGGCAACAGGAACAGGCGGTTCGACACCCGGCGCCACTCTACGTTTCAGCCTGCCCCGGCGCTGGAAAGACCAGAGTCATCGTCGATCGGCACTTGGCCGACCGGCGAGGCGCTCGAGGCCGGGCCGTCTTGTCTTTTACGAACGTCGCTTGCGATGAGGTCGCACGGCGTTGCCGCCAAGCCGGCAAGCCGGAGCTCGCCGCGTTCCCGAACTATGTCGGGACCATCGACACCTTCCTCTGGCGCTACCTCGTCCGGCCGTTCCTCACGCCCGGCAGGATCTGGCACCGTATCGAGTCCTGGGATCGCATCGATGCCACTGTCGAGGTGGGATTTGGCACGAACCAGCACAAGGTGTTCCTGAACGACTTCAACTGGAGCCGGGACCCGGACGCGCGACAGTGCACCGCACAGCTTCAACCAAAGAAGCGGGCCATCAAGAGCTATACCGCCCTGGCCAAGCAAGGCCGCCTCGATGAAGCCGCTCTGGCGGTGGTGCGAAAGAGAAAAACCCTCATCGACCAGGGCTACGTCACTGGGCATGAAATCAGAGTTCTCGCCCTGCAGACCTTACGGCGGAGACACACCGAGGCCGTCGCGATGCTGTCCGGGCGATTCGACGAGATCGTCGTCGACGAGGCTCAGGACTGCTCGGCTCATGATCTCGCCATCCTCGGCTTGCTGCACGACGCCGGGATCCCCTTGGTCTTCGTGTGTGATCCAGACCAGGCCATCTACGAGTTTCGCGGAGCGCAGCCCGCCAATATCCGCGCGTTCGGGGAGTCACTCGGCGCACGAGTCGACCTCCAGGGAAACTGGCGCAGCAGCCCGGCCATTTGCGGCCTTGCCGCCACACTTCGGCCCGCGACCGTAGCGAGGCCGGCCGACTCACCCGTTGGACCGAACCGCGACGAGCCGGCGGGTATCTTGCTCATCGGCACGAAAGGTTCGCAGCCCGACGAAGCGCTCGCCGTGTTCAACGATCACGCCGACAAACTGGGCATCGCCACCGAGAGACGCGTGGTGCTGGCACACGCCGGAACGACCCTGCCCTCGACGACGGCTACACCAGCCACACAACCTCCCGCCAACTACCCGGCCCGAGTGGCATGGGCCGCGACAATCGCCAAGTCGAATCACAGGAACCCGTCCTTGCGCCACCTGGCGTACGACATCCTCCAACGGGCAATCCTCCGCTACTGGTACACAGAAGCAGACACCGCCGATCGCTCCGTCGAGGCAATCTGTGCCAGCGTCGACGTTGACCCTTGGCGGCTCCGTCAGCTCGCGGGAAAACTGGCAGTAGCCTTACCCGACGTCGACCACGGCACCTTCGCCGACTGGTGCCGGGAGGCAACCAACCAGCTCAAATTGCTGCCGCCAGCCCCCGGCATGTTGCGGCTGGACACGTCCGGCCGCTTGAGCGCTGTAGCCGCGCTCAAAGACAAGACCCCCCGCGCCGCGGCCGGGGTTATCTCGTCGGATTCGATGACCCCAGTACGGACGAGCGTCATCCATCAGGTCAAGGGTGAGGAAGAAGAGGCCGTACTCGTCATCGTGCCTTCGAATGCCCGCACCGATGGCCTCGTCGACGCGTGGATAGCTGGCAGCCACCCGCCCGATGTCGCAGAGAACCTGCGCGTACTCTACGTCGCCGCCACGCGGGCACGACGCCTATTGGCGATCGCCATGCCCGAGGACGCTCAGAAACGCGTTGCAGCACTACTTGAGCTGAAAGACGTGGCGTTCGAGCTGACAACGACCTGA
- a CDS encoding sigma-70 family RNA polymerase sigma factor has translation MDLPSSPKKAAATTSSAHRLRDRRAEPGVFDTARTAFAWLVTGPHPVALDGRRIRGLPPRLMPLDEVGALLITKGCPQETRDAVWTALVTRSRAEAGTWTVACVGLALPVLVPVAAKLTNRFRGDVHDVHSAVLTGFLEALADVDLTRPAILVRLRWAAYRAGHRALRDALDAASPVADLGARALAPEHAGGHPDFVLVAAVKAGVLTLAEAALIGETRFGELSLADAAQARGQNYKATQQARHRAERRLVTYLTSLRDDQNVTPTRPRGTAGTHPVNRTRANGAAERARRPVSPRTAKPGVGGCGARSPERPRPSRPESGPRDVQEASSCD, from the coding sequence ATGGACTTGCCGTCGTCACCGAAGAAGGCCGCAGCAACGACCTCGTCAGCACACCGCCTACGTGATCGCCGAGCCGAACCCGGGGTGTTCGACACCGCCCGCACCGCGTTCGCATGGCTGGTCACCGGGCCGCATCCGGTAGCCCTCGACGGGCGCCGAATCCGTGGCTTGCCGCCGCGCCTGATGCCGCTGGACGAGGTCGGCGCGCTGCTGATCACCAAGGGGTGTCCACAGGAGACCCGAGATGCCGTCTGGACAGCGCTCGTGACGCGCTCGCGTGCCGAAGCGGGGACGTGGACGGTCGCGTGTGTCGGGCTCGCGCTGCCGGTGCTGGTGCCGGTTGCCGCCAAGCTGACCAACCGGTTCCGCGGCGACGTTCACGATGTCCACTCCGCAGTCCTCACCGGATTCTTGGAAGCCCTCGCCGACGTCGACCTCACCCGGCCGGCGATCCTTGTGCGGCTGCGGTGGGCCGCCTACCGCGCCGGCCACCGCGCGTTGCGCGACGCGCTCGACGCCGCGTCGCCGGTCGCGGATCTCGGTGCTCGGGCATTAGCACCCGAGCACGCAGGCGGACACCCCGACTTCGTTCTGGTCGCCGCCGTGAAGGCCGGCGTACTCACCCTCGCCGAGGCGGCGTTGATCGGCGAGACCCGCTTCGGTGAACTCTCATTGGCCGACGCTGCGCAAGCTCGCGGCCAGAACTACAAGGCGACGCAACAAGCACGCCATCGGGCCGAACGGCGGCTCGTCACCTACCTCACGTCCCTTCGCGACGATCAGAACGTAACGCCCACTAGACCACGCGGCACGGCCGGCACCCACCCCGTGAACCGCACTCGAGCCAACGGCGCGGCCGAGAGGGCACGACGTCCGGTGTCTCCCCGCACCGCGAAACCCGGAGTTGGTGGCTGCGGGGCTCGCTCGCCCGAGCGCCCACGCCCGTCCCGGCCCGAGTCCGGACCGCGCGATGTTCAGGAGGCGTCCTCATGCGACTGA
- a CDS encoding helix-turn-helix domain-containing protein encodes MEVESGVDRAHGCVAVAAAIREVAAAVRAAAPDPPADPDALLTAEDVGELLQLSPRTLKDHAAAGVLPHHRFGKHYRFTRGDVAEIVRLGAAEVKRARRRVPLEGLAQDFRAA; translated from the coding sequence ATGGAAGTCGAGAGTGGGGTAGACCGTGCCCATGGTTGCGTCGCAGTCGCTGCCGCGATCAGAGAGGTTGCGGCGGCGGTGCGTGCAGCCGCGCCGGATCCGCCGGCGGACCCGGATGCGTTGCTGACGGCGGAAGACGTGGGGGAGTTGCTGCAGCTGTCGCCGCGGACGTTGAAGGACCATGCTGCCGCCGGTGTTCTGCCGCATCACCGGTTTGGCAAGCACTACCGGTTCACCCGCGGGGATGTGGCCGAGATCGTGCGGCTGGGCGCCGCCGAGGTGAAGCGGGCGCGACGGCGGGTGCCGCTGGAGGGCCTTGCGCAGGACTTCCGCGCCGCGTGA
- a CDS encoding TRM11 family methyltransferase, whose amino-acid sequence MTERPEARYRAMTITPLTPQSTVDEPTVPLPRAFIDALDTAPPAERADTTSTPPATAPTDWDETPVSVWATAQTSPAAQRKGRYVPESTAHPAKMLPAVAAHAIAHYTRPGDVVLDPMCGIGTTLVEAIDLDRRAVGVEYEPHWADIARANLRFARQRGHDHDARVVRGDARQLQTLLPPEYVGQVALVVTSPPYGPSAHGLVSTGEQTDDGKVRKHHYRYGSALDRGNLANIGHHRLLAGFTRILTACAGVLRPSGHVVITVRPWREHSELIDLPSQVIACGIAAGLVPAERCVALLARAADTELIARGSFFQRDFIRKQRAAGLPLHLITHEDVIVLRAPDDQDVVDQRSAAGAARPISIHHEYGMIGPGHWAA is encoded by the coding sequence ATGACCGAACGACCGGAAGCCAGGTACCGCGCCATGACCATCACGCCCCTCACACCGCAGTCGACGGTCGACGAGCCGACCGTGCCACTCCCACGCGCGTTCATCGACGCCCTCGACACCGCCCCACCCGCCGAGCGCGCGGACACGACCAGCACCCCGCCCGCCACCGCGCCGACCGACTGGGACGAGACACCGGTGTCGGTGTGGGCGACCGCCCAGACGTCGCCGGCCGCGCAGCGCAAAGGCCGATACGTGCCGGAGTCGACCGCACATCCGGCCAAGATGCTGCCCGCCGTCGCCGCGCACGCCATCGCGCACTACACCCGGCCCGGCGACGTCGTGCTCGACCCCATGTGCGGAATCGGCACCACGCTGGTCGAAGCGATCGACCTCGACCGCCGCGCGGTCGGCGTCGAATACGAGCCGCACTGGGCCGACATCGCCCGGGCGAATCTCCGCTTCGCCCGCCAGCGTGGTCATGACCACGACGCCCGGGTCGTTCGCGGCGACGCCCGCCAGCTCCAGACGCTGCTGCCGCCGGAGTACGTCGGGCAGGTCGCGCTGGTGGTGACGTCGCCGCCGTACGGACCGTCGGCACACGGGCTGGTGTCAACGGGCGAACAGACCGACGACGGGAAGGTCCGCAAGCACCACTACCGGTACGGGAGCGCGCTCGACCGCGGCAACCTCGCGAACATCGGTCACCACCGCCTGCTGGCCGGCTTCACCCGCATCCTCACCGCGTGCGCAGGTGTCTTGCGCCCGAGCGGCCACGTGGTGATCACGGTGAGGCCGTGGCGCGAGCACTCCGAGCTGATCGACCTGCCTTCACAAGTCATTGCCTGTGGGATCGCCGCCGGTTTGGTTCCGGCTGAGCGGTGCGTTGCCCTGCTCGCACGGGCCGCGGACACCGAGCTGATCGCGCGCGGCAGTTTCTTCCAACGTGACTTCATCCGTAAACAGCGCGCGGCAGGGCTACCGCTGCACCTGATCACTCACGAAGACGTGATCGTCCTGCGAGCTCCGGACGATCAGGATGTCGTCGACCAGCGTTCAGCCGCGGGAGCGGCGCGTCCGATTTCCATACATCACGAGTACGGGATGATCGGGCCCGGTCACTGGGCCGCCTGA
- a CDS encoding pilin encodes MALAAVLVALGVLLSSSSAQAATVHLALAKTVDEVLNNIRNWILGILSAIAAAFLTIGGLRYLMAGGDPGEVEKAKSAFKHAGIGFCLAALAPIVVDAFKAIVGGGV; translated from the coding sequence GTGGCGCTGGCAGCGGTCCTGGTGGCGCTGGGGGTGCTGCTGAGTTCCTCGTCGGCGCAGGCCGCCACGGTGCACCTCGCGCTGGCCAAGACCGTGGACGAGGTCTTGAACAACATCCGTAACTGGATCTTGGGGATCCTCAGCGCGATCGCGGCGGCGTTCCTGACGATCGGCGGGCTGCGCTACTTGATGGCCGGCGGCGATCCCGGCGAGGTCGAGAAAGCCAAGAGCGCGTTCAAGCACGCGGGCATCGGCTTCTGCCTCGCCGCCCTCGCCCCGATCGTGGTCGACGCCTTCAAGGCCATCGTCGGCGGCGGGGTGTGA
- a CDS encoding tyrosine-type recombinase/integrase — protein sequence MAFGQKEPGTGEWRARYKRPDGTWGNRSGFPTKKAAEDWGVEQEALIRRNLWLDPRDGETRFADFAEAWLDAVRPRLELNTAAKYRSFLDNQLLPQWQAWPLIAIFNGYVEIERWLSELHEDYAESSVSSYFALFSTILNGAVRARMIPANPCSGVRVTSGEFDTERLVASPAQALRAAMRLYEMGLGMSGFVLCLMDFYTGARWGELVGQQRHEYDAERRGIEIRTPLKEVGGKVYKGGRKSNDHHLDGRSRPPTRRGNTRPKKGRTKTPAGTRFVALPSGIAVLYEELMDSHRDPFVLSTPEGRPWRRSNFRIRFWRPAWDGIELDDAGAGERRPPILPTFTFHEGRHTHSTWLTEDGIPEVARRARLGQKMKGIARVYDHVTPAMVNEILDALEERWLRSLASLYPGERAKLVSWFPHLRSRRTIGPGPGAIAGSSPSDD from the coding sequence ATGGCCTTCGGCCAGAAAGAGCCCGGCACGGGTGAGTGGCGTGCCCGGTACAAGCGTCCCGATGGGACGTGGGGGAACAGGTCAGGGTTTCCCACGAAGAAGGCTGCCGAGGACTGGGGCGTGGAGCAGGAGGCGCTGATCCGACGGAACCTGTGGCTGGATCCGCGTGATGGCGAAACCCGGTTTGCCGACTTCGCCGAGGCGTGGTTGGACGCTGTGCGTCCGCGGCTGGAGCTGAACACGGCCGCGAAGTACCGATCGTTCCTCGACAACCAGCTGCTCCCGCAGTGGCAGGCGTGGCCCTTGATCGCGATCTTCAACGGCTATGTCGAGATCGAGCGGTGGCTCTCGGAGCTGCATGAGGATTACGCGGAGTCGTCGGTGTCGTCGTACTTCGCGTTGTTCTCGACCATCCTCAACGGCGCTGTCCGTGCGCGGATGATCCCAGCCAACCCGTGCAGCGGGGTCCGCGTGACCAGTGGCGAGTTCGACACCGAGCGGCTGGTCGCCAGTCCGGCCCAGGCGCTGCGGGCTGCCATGCGTCTCTACGAGATGGGTCTGGGGATGTCGGGGTTCGTGTTGTGCCTGATGGACTTCTACACCGGTGCCCGATGGGGTGAACTTGTTGGGCAGCAGCGGCACGAGTACGACGCCGAACGCCGCGGGATCGAGATCCGGACACCGCTGAAGGAAGTCGGTGGGAAGGTCTACAAGGGAGGCCGGAAGAGTAATGATCACCACTTGGACGGTCGCTCGCGGCCGCCGACGAGGCGTGGGAACACCCGGCCGAAGAAGGGGCGGACGAAGACTCCGGCGGGGACTCGGTTCGTGGCGCTGCCGTCGGGGATCGCGGTGCTCTACGAGGAGCTGATGGACAGCCACCGTGATCCCTTCGTGTTGTCCACGCCGGAGGGGCGCCCCTGGCGGCGGTCGAATTTCCGGATCCGGTTCTGGCGGCCGGCGTGGGACGGGATCGAGTTGGACGACGCTGGGGCGGGGGAGCGGCGACCGCCGATTCTGCCGACATTCACTTTCCACGAGGGCCGGCACACGCACAGCACGTGGCTGACCGAGGACGGGATCCCGGAGGTGGCGCGGCGGGCGCGGCTGGGGCAGAAGATGAAGGGGATTGCGCGGGTTTACGACCATGTGACTCCGGCGATGGTGAACGAGATCCTGGATGCGTTGGAGGAGCGCTGGCTGCGGTCGCTGGCTTCGCTGTATCCGGGGGAGCGGGCGAAGCTGGTGTCGTGGTTCCCGCACCTGCGGTCTCGACGGACGATCGGGCCCGGGCCTGGGGCCATCGCCGGATCATCGCCGTCTGACGACTGA